A stretch of Caenorhabditis elegans chromosome IV DNA encodes these proteins:
- the bbs-2 gene encoding BBSome complex member bbs-2 (Confirmed by transcript evidence), with translation MDGDRTPEEQIEIAESDQGPQLDDNVELANVFSYSLDQRIMEGCVISAILEPRGLETIVAVSVTNKIIIKDKETSLNITETIRCIAAAPFGDGYDCIIIGTDSSVICYDVHNNLTVFRNDVPDGVSCFVYGKLGELDEAIYCGGNCCIWGFDKTGANTYWTVTGDQVTTMCLSDYDNDGETELVIGSPDFEIRVFKNDLMRTELMETDEITCLAHVANGCFAYSLNNGTIGTYVLKERQWRIKSKSNVSKIFNFEEEGLMVVVWKQGKVDLRFAHNGEVLSRDSVSSHVASASVSKKGDESFITVVCLDGKVKGFKIQRAQNGSIDKTQQLIREFGQKKHNLMMELSNYEQEEQLADVEKDRDFRIPVDTEVAVVFVVNTELQLLSLRVEASHNIPIRGVLIFAEGLFEGESYIWIPPNEYQSRSVIDIPLVIDKDSTNDLHTKVFLGQVDSNKLMVMENTRILPKFCRFTLLREEYSKFFYMPTAYIQFDINSRAAKLSEWVQESFTIDASLVEMFDEPEGEFKFMGLRPKHEKSLMFKISHSEKTCKIYHDKIETMGAIVQSYASFYQIQNMESVAHFPDVFKEADEILEEIDPMTEVRDRLTAELQERQAAVKEIIIRAEDSIAIDNIPDARKFYIRLKANDAAARQAAQLRWNNQERCVKSLRRLNKIIENCSRLRVGEPGRQIVVSCRSAIADDNKQIITKILQYGASV, from the exons atggacGGCGATCGAACACCAGAAGAGCAAATCGAGATTGCTGAATCGGATCAAGGACCTCAGTTGGATGATAATGTCGAACTTGCAAATGTATTTTCGTATTCTTTGGATCAAAGAATCATGGAAGGATGTGTTATTTCTGCAATTCTAGAACCACGTGGATTGGAAACAATTGTGGCAGTTTCTGttacaaataaaattataattaaag ACAAGGAAACTTCATTGAATATAACCGAAACAATCCGTTGTATTGCTGCAGCTCCATTTGGTGATGGGTATGATTGTATTATTATTGGAACTGATTCAAGTGTTATTTGCTACGATGTACACAATAATCtcacagtttttcgaaatgatGTTCCAGATGGTGTGTCTTGTTTTGTG tACGGAAAACTCGGTGAACTGGATGAAGCCATCTATTGTGGAGGAAATTGTTGTATTTGGGGATTTGATAAAACTGGTGCCAACACTTATTGGACAGTAACAGGAGATCAAGTTACAACAATGTGTCTAAGTGATTACGATAATGATGGAGAAACTGAACTTGTGATTGGATCAcctgattttgaaattcgagtatttaaaaatgatttaatgAGAACTGAACTAATGGAAACGGATGAAATAACATGTTTGGCTCATGTAGCAAATGGATGTTTTGCATATTCTTTGAATAATGGAACAATTGGAACATATGTCTTAAAAGAAAGACAATGGAGAATCAAGTCAAAAtcaaatgtttcgaaaatatttaattttgaagaagaaggtCTGATGGTAGTTGTCTGGAAACAAGGAAAAGTTGATTTACGATTTGCTCATAATGGAGAAGTATTGTCAAGAGATTCTGTATCATCTCATGTTGCTTCAGCTTCTGTAAGCAAGAAAGGAGATGAATCGTTCATAACAGTAGTTTGTTTGGATGGAAAAGTTAAAggattcaaaattcaaagagCACAAAATGGATCAATTGATAAAACTCAGCAACTTATTCGAGAATTCGGACAGAAGAAACATAATTTAATG ATGGAGCTATCAAACTATGAACAAGAGGAGCAACTTGCAGATGTTGAGAAAGATCGAGATTTCAGAATTCCTGTGGATACTGAAGTAGCTGTTGTATTTGTGGTCAACACAGAATTACAATTATTGAGTCTTCGTGTCGAAGCCTCACATAATATTCCAATAAGAGGTGTACTTATATTCGCAGAGGGACTTTTTGAAGGAGAATCTTATATTTG GATTCCTCCAAATGAATATCAATCTCGAAGTGTAATTGATATTCCACTTGTTATTGATAAGGATTCAACAAATGATTTACACACAAAAGTATTTCTTGGACAAGTTGATTC TAATAAGTTGATGGTCATGGAAAATACAAGGATTCTTCCGAAATTCTGTCGTTTCACATTACTCAGAGAAGAGTACAGCAAGTTTTTCTATATGCCAACTGCATATATTCAATTTGATATTAATAGTCGAGCGGCAAAG ctgtcGGAATGGGTTCAGGAAAGCTTCACAATTGATGCATCATTGGTTGAAATGTTTGATGAACCAGAAGGAGAATTCAAGTTTATGGGTTTACGACCAAAACACGAGAAATCTCTAATGTTCAAGATTAGTCACTCGGAAAAAACTTGCAAGATCTATCATGATAAGATTGAAACAATGGGAGCAATTGTTCAGAGTTATGccagtttttatcaaattcaaaatatggAATCTGTTGCACATTTTCCAGATGTCTTCAAGGAAGCTGATGAAATTTTGGAGGAG attgatcCTATGACAGAAGTGCGTGATAGATTAACTGCTGAATTGCAAGAAAGACAAGCAGCTGTGAAAGAGATTATCATTCGTGCTGAAGATTCAATTGCAATTGATAATAT ACCAGAtgccagaaaattttatattcgtCTCAAAGCTAACGATGCTGCAGCTCGACAAGCTGCTCAGTTGAG atggaacaACCAAGAACGATGTGTGAAATCGCTTCGTCGACTCAATAAGATTATCGAAAATTGTTCACGACTGAGAG tcgGAGAACCCGGAAGACAAATAGTTGTCTCGTGTCGATCTGCAATTGCTGATGACAATAAACAGATTATCACTAAGATTTTGCAGTACGGAGCGTCTGTCTGA
- the F20D12.7 gene encoding Ion_trans domain-containing protein (Partially confirmed by transcript evidence) has translation MARNQRRYRRGGQEQTWREKWTIFRHNRRKASWHELVAYGIILNVFGAALLLIKAQLDKDVIKAAVDQKFRDAGIKVNSTDGSDEEEEITEPSSVLLVMITMGGRMANVVGTMKLYKGLGKYLSDRKRKKFQSTTERIQNGEAETECTELLADCCQIC, from the exons atggcACGTAATCAAAGAAGATATCGTCGTGGTGGACAAGAACAGACTTGGAGAGAGAAATggacaattttcagacataatAGAAGAAAAGCAA GTTGGCATGAATTAGTAGCTTACGGAATAATTTTAAACGTATTCGGTGCTGCTCTGTTACTCATAAAAGCTCAATTGGATAAAGATGTAATCAAAGCTGCAgttgatcaaaaatttcgagatGCTGGAATAAAAGTGAATTCAACTGATGGATCAGATGAAGAGGAAGAAATAACAGAACCAAGTTCTGTACTATTGGTTATGATTACAATGGGTGGAAGAATGGCTAATGTTGTAGGAACTATGAAATTATATaag GGACTTGGCAAATATTTGTCAGATCGCAAAcgcaaaaaattccagtcaaCAACCGAACGAATTCAAAACGGGGAAGCTGAGACAGAATGTACAGAATTATTGGCGGATTGCTGTCAGATATgctaa
- the exc-9 gene encoding Cysteine-rich protein 1 (Confirmed by transcript evidence), whose translation MPNCPRCQKAVYFAERVTSIGFDWHRPCLRCENEACKKTLAAGSHSEREGKPYCNRCYGALFGPRGYGHGGTESHTFHQGQTGQV comes from the exons ATGCCAAATTGCCCGCGTTGCCAGAAAGCTGTGTATTTCG ccgaaCGAGTGACTTCAATTGGTTTCGACTGGCATCGTCCATGTCTTCGTTGTGAGAATGAAGCATGCAAGAAGACGTTGGCAGCTGGAAGTCATTCGGAG agagaGGGCAAGCCATACTGTAACCGATGTTACGGAGCTTTGTTCGGACCACGTGGATACGGCCACGGTGGAACCGAGTCACACACGTTTCATCAAGGACAAACTGGACAG gtttAA
- the czw-1 gene encoding Centromere/kinetochore protein zw10 homolog (Confirmed by transcript evidence): MASSEGSYRDLEKKLKNGLTSISQDIVDKYGNLKVSLNVNATAKLIFDRLENLEDIAEMSTRNLSNLIDQTAKDSPEMLAEIKSQAQSCENLVEFLQSMKNVEEQLIIMRSKTTNRVEWGTAILACKDFLNDTNMLLEGIGRDGFDMSVPLKHFAAEYSVLSYNCRYQLSADYERAMNVPKLSKQKCGDRTNVSFSVFNVGSVEDQKMLNETLSAMNMIGQLPERLDAWKIVILNVFCEAIVASRDGVDVYIVDNPTPDQTRFLINQKPRGKKDKTIDVAKVLESMEVFFTKLHSVLHSHELLDATGKTFTSMIGSVIEEQLITMILKDVIAIAAPVTETADEDQEMFINLLQIGEVFVERMKELGFFSQKAKLLFTLDTDTIFVTRRCFAIVSKANKLINETYDKLVTVGVDDSAIKDIDLLAKAHTHAEHFAKEYGKDLGRLWSHNEDSQFPSFFAFQKCTVSESTINFVNLLRDNVKAAFACEDEGARAKLALTAENIVRLYVILTPRKHAELFSSIPNMAAIFYNNCHYISHCIMTMSFEASGDNQKTLLEPLLLDSVIRLRTVAADCMEKTLTRCRREMTAYLEDHSIFEHLPASYKTTKNTFAAAEEMSESADILVPREEPKIIKCLAACLLHIRLIAKNLREPLTEVVYCKVIGSLVSFLLDSLVRHVVTTSDFRENDANVMADVFKRLLEVVANIVAYKEQTKVTDFCAREYFRLNEIVFVLGNRMQDIEHRWFNAKGPMAEHLSRSEVVGLIKALFADSQHRSDLIARL, translated from the exons atggcGTCATCCGAGGGATCCTATAGAGATcttgagaaaaaactgaaaaatggacTTACTTCAATCTCGCAGGACATTGTGGACAAGTATGGAAACCTGAAAGTGTCACTCAATGTTAACGCGACAGCCAAGCTTATTTTCGACCGACTTGAGAACCTCGAGGATATAGCTGAAATGTCTACTCGAAATCTGTCTAACTTAATTGATCAGACAGCAAAGGACAGCCCCGAAATGCTCGCAGAGATTAAATCCCAAGCTCAAAGCTGCGAAAATCTGGTGGAATTCCTGCAATCG atgaaaaatgtCGAAGAACAATTGATAATTATGCGGAGTAAAACAACGAATCGTGTAGAATGGGGAACTGCTATTCTTGCTTGTAAAGATTTTCTCAATGACACAAACATGCTGCTTGAAGGAATTGGACGAGACGGTTTCGACATGAGTGTTCCATTGAAGCATTTTGCCGCAGAATATTCGGTTTTAAGCTACAATTGTCGTTACCAATTGTCCGCTGACTACGAAAGAGCAatgaatgttccaaaactgtCAAAACAGAAATGTGGAGATCGTACAAATGTTTCTTTCTCAGTATTCAATGTTGGAAGCGTGGAAGATCAGAAAATGCTGAACGAAACTCTAAGTGCTATGAATATGATTGGACAATTACCAGAACGACTGGACGCTTGGAAAATCGTTATCTTGAACGTGTTCTGTGAAGCGATTGTTGCTAGCCGCGATGGTGTTGACGTATATATTGTGGATAATCCAACACCTGATCAGACAAGATTCTTGATAAACCAAAAACCACGTGGCAAGAAGGACAAGACTATTGATGTCGCAAAAGTTCTCGA GTCAATGGAAGTGTTTTTTACGAAGTTGCACTCCGTTCTTCATTCTCACGAACTGCTGGACGCGACTGGAAAGACTTTCACGTCGATGATCGGAAGCGTTATTGAGGAACAACTGATAACTATGATACTGAAAGATGTAATTGCGATTGCAGCACCCGTCACTGAAACTGCTGACGAAGATCAGGAGATGTTCATTAATTTGTTGCAAATTGGAGAGGTCTTTGTCGAAAGAATGAAGGAGCTCGGATTCTTTTCTCAGAAAGCAAAGTTGCTGTTCACTCTTGACACGGACACAATTTTTGTGACTCGTCGTTGCTTTGCGATCGTTTCAAAAGCGAATAAATTGATAAATGAAACGTATGACAAACTGGTTACAGTTGGAGTTGATGATTCAGCCATCAAGGATATTGATTTGCTTGCAAAGGCTCATACACATGCCGAACATTTTGCTAAAGAATATGGAAAAGATCTTGGACGTCTTTGGAGCCATAATGAAGATTCGCAGTTTCCATCATTCTTCGCTTTCCAGAAATGTACAGtcag tgaatcaACTATCAACTTTGTCAATCTTCTCCGTGATAACGTGAAGGCTGCGTTTGCCTGTGAAGATGAAGGTGCTCGTGCGAAACTCGCTCTTACCGCCGAGAATATTGTTCGTCTCTACGTGATTCTCACACCAAGGAAGCATGCTGAGTTGTTCAGTTCGATCCCGAACATGGCTGCCATTTTTTACAACAACTGTCATTATATATCACACTGCATTATGACGATGTCGTTTGAGGCTAGTGGTGACAATCAGAAGACGTTATTGGAACCATTGCTCCTTGATTCTGTTATCAGATTGCGTACTGTTGCCGCTGATTGCATGGAAAAGACACTGACAAGATGCCGTCGCGAAATGACTGCTTATTTGGAGGATCATAGCATCTTTGAACACTTGCCTGCAAGTTATAAGACTACAAAGAATACATTTGCTGCTGCTGAAGAGATGTCCGAGTCGGCTGATATTCTTGTTCCGAGAGAAGagccaaaaattatcaaatgtCTTGCCGCCTGCCTTCTTCATATTCGccttattgcaaaaaatcttcGTGAACCTTTGACTGAGGTGGTATACTGTAAGGTGATTGGATCACTCGTCTCGTTCCTGTTGGATTCTCTTGTGCGCCACGTTGTCACCACTTCCGATTTCCGCGAAAATGATGCTAACGTGATGGCTGACGTTTTCAAAAGACTTTTGGAAGTTGTTGCCAATATTGTCGCCTATAAGGAGCAGACAAAAGTGACCGATTTCTGTGCTCGAGAGTATTTCCGTCTTAATGAAATTGTGTTCGTTCTTGGAAACAGAATgcag GATATCGAGCATCGATGGTTCAACGCTAAGGGTCCAATGGCAGAACATTTGAGCCGATCCGAAGTTGTTGGACTGATTAAAGCATTATTCGCCGACTCGCAACATCGTTCTGATCTTATCGCTCGTTTATAA
- the F20D12.12 gene encoding uncharacterized protein (Confirmed by transcript evidence), producing the protein MKQGCASPGHPHPPELLILQILPFS; encoded by the exons ATGAAACAGGGATGTGCTTCTCCAGGCCACCCAC atccgCCCGAGCTGCTCATCCTCCAAATTCTTCCGTTTTCATga